The DNA window CTTACGACAGTTTTCCTTAgtgaaaaataacattttacaacaaaaatacaaagaaatcTAAAAGTTTTAACAATCAATCataatttacaaaacacatacCGAAGGCCACAAAAATATGAATGATTCCACAAGGCACTTTTGAAGACACCATTGTAAAGTATTGCAACTGTCTTTTAAGGTTTGAAAACAaggccaaattttaaagtaaaaggtGCGCTTTAAGTGAAGACTTAAAAAATACTGTTTTGttggttaaaaatttaaaaaaaataaaataaataaaaaacatgaataaaattaaGACAAATAAAGAtaatgaagaaaactcgatAAGTAAAATACTgagacaaaagaagaaaaaagatgacCAAAGTAAAGGGAGACATATTACTGATACTGGATTTGTGTAATACTATCGAAAATACTTTCGTATAATTAGACTTGAGTATCTGAAGTATCGTCGCGAGGGACGATCTCTAGATACCTATCAGGAGACCACTGTTTAGAGTCCAAGGTGGGACCGAGGTAATCGAATCTTTTAAGAGATAACTGATTGCATGGTTCTCTGAGAAACATTGAACATACTATGGTGAGTAGCACCCACAGAAATCAACACTCAAAAAAGAATACTGAACATAAAATAGTAACTTAAAGAAAATATACGCAAAAAAAGTGAAGCATTTGACTGTTTCGCTCAAGCGACCAGCTGACTCGAAGGCTCGATGGGCTCGTAAAAGTTACGAATCAAGGAGAAGATTACCAActatttccccccaaaaatcggTGGTTCGGAAAATCATTTCCGATTTAACCCTCACGAgggacaaaaaattaaatacctacTAGATGGATTTTTTGGTCTCCTACATAGTTTCGAAGGCTCTACTGAAAATACCACTTTCGTGATAGTTTTCTGCCCTCAGAATTAAAATATACATTCCGCCGCTAAGACAACTACAACAGTTGATAATACAGAATAATCTGACTGATCTTTGCTGCTGCCTTCCTCGAAGAATGATAATTTTAGCGTCATTTCTGACATGAGGTCATTAGAGGTTTAGTTACTCAGTGAACCCCTCAAGAagcgctaaaaattacctaGGAGGCTTCGCAGACGACAGAAACAGTTAAACTATGATCAACACACAGATACCCTAATAGACGGGATTCTTCATATCCGCCCATCCTCATCGGAGTGATGTGATAAACTACGGAAAAAATTTGATAGCACAGCACCCAAGTTAGGTTCAAATGGATCATCATATTGTTCAGGTTTAGCGACCGGAAATTTCGGTTGAGGAAACCGAATTCTTCGATTTGgtattaaaaaagaagaaaaaacctgcTTTTTGCATCAAGGAAGCGACTCATTAAGATGTGACTAATTGTGATAACAGAGGTTCAGTAGTCGTGGTgggaattccatgaaaattaaaaaaaaaattgtgaccaGTAAACTCTTACATCTCAACTGAGATTTCACTGACCTTCACAAGTCGATTCCATGACCCAATGAGTTATTTGCTCAAAGAAACAAGGAACTGGTTTCTTTCGTTGTAGCGAATCTGATTGGCCTCGATGTTCCTGTTGGTTCAAACAGAAATCTTTGCCAGTGCATACAAACTTGAGTGCTCGCGACCGAATTTTTTTCCCACCGCAGGCTGATTATCGTAATTATGAGTTCGTTAGTAGACAAGACTACACTAAGAAAGAATAGAGCtgtgtgattggtcggctaagTCGATCAGACGACCGGCAACCGCATATCAAGTCCTTCATTAGGCCAAATTATCAACTAGGTAAAGGCACCAGACCCGCAgggtgattcttgaaattgatagacagagtgatagacaaagaatacaaagagaaaatggagggatcatattggcggaagcgggtggttgcaatggacaaaggaggtaatttAATAGACTATCTCTCGGCAACCCAGGAGGGACCCTATGTCTAGTCCAACACTTCCCTCATTAATCTATTAGGACCACCcgtgtcaaccaataggatcgctctattatccttttgtcttctttgtacatcaatttcaatataatcagcccgctggctgGTCGGCATTGGAAGGCGATCATTCAGATTCGGAATGCGGTTGCTAGTCGTCCGACGAACACTGCCAGTAGATCACAAACCGAGTACCTCCATTCCATCTTAATCTGGTCTTGTCTACAGGACTAACACATAATTTGAACAATCGGCCTGCGGGATGATTATTAAGATAGaaagacaaatctatagacaaaaagGCGAAGGAAATGCGGAGTGatcatattggtggaagcgtgTGGTTGCAGTGGACACATGAGATAAatgactaacggcaactcagGAGAGACCATTATTCCCCGTCAGTCAATAGCAACCACCCGCtactaccaataggatcgctccattttctctttgtcttctttgactatagttttgtctatcaatttcaaaaataagctggctgcgagctgattattgaaattgatagacgaagcgatagacttggaggacaaactgaaaataaagcgatcctatgggtggaagtgggtggtttcattggacaaaggaggtaagtaatagactaactaacggcaacccacgagagaccttgtAGTTACTCCATTATTTTGCTCCTTAGTCCTTCAgaaccatccgtttcaaccaataggatcgctccacattccctaagtcttctttgtctatcgctctgtctcTAATTTCTTGAGTTGTAAGGAGGATGGGTTTAAAAGGAGCTAAAAGATAGACGGTTGTGTTAGCTGCGCGGGAGACGGGGTCCGACGGCAGGAGGAGCGGGGACCCGGCTCAAGTCTGCTTGGCCTCCATGGGGATGATGGACATGTCGCCGATGCGGTTGGGGTGCTTCTTGCGGATGTGGATGACCATGTTGCCCTTCTGATGGCACTTCTGCGGGCAGTACGGGCAGTGGAACATGGGCTCCTTGCCGCACTCGAGCCGCCTGTGCATGGCGAGGCCGCGGCGGTACTTGTAGCGCTTCCCGCAGTCGGCGCACTCCCACTTGGAGTCCTCCGAGTTGCGGTTCCGCCTCTGCGGGGAGGCCAGGCTCGAGCAGTGCGAGTTGAGGTCCAGGTGGTGCGGGATCATCGTCTGCAGCTCGTCCGAGTTCTCCTCGTCCTGCAGGCTCATGATCTGCTTGTACGAGCGGTACGCCGCCACGATATCCACCAGCCACGGGTAGTCTGAAAAAACCACCCCAACACTCTTAGAAATTGCACCAAGGCCCAACTCATCTAAACTAACCTTAACTCTAAGCCCTCTTCCTCAACCCCCCCGAATTCCCCCGATCCGTTAAAAGCGAACACTCATCAATAGCTCAAACGTGGAGATTCAAAATATCCTCAGCGCCATTCCGTATCGTGCACGCACCGTCCAACAACTCTCTCCCCCTTCGATAAGGTGATTCTAAACGATCTAGGGACTCAGACTTAATGAGGTGAAGACATTCAGGATACTTTTCACTGAAGGATACCGTGCGCAACACCAGACGGTGCTCAGGATATTTAGCATCTCCACACTTTGGTTGTTAGTTGCTTTTCATGAAAATCCAGTTACAGGCTCAAAGTAGTCGCTCTAAGTCAAGTCCAACGGGTCACCAGCGCAAGTCCACAAAATCATCGAGTGATGACACAAAGCGACAGGTTTCTTAGTTGCAACTAATCTCATTTTTCTCAGAGTGTCGTTAGTGAGCCTCTAGATATTTTCATCAGTCTCTAGAGATCAAGCAGTTCTTAAAAACTCAAAACGACGTCACGCGAGTCGATGTCCGGCAGCTAAATATTGATGGACTGTATTCGTTGCGTCATTTCCGGGTTGTACTGACTGCGTGACCTTGAGATAATCATGAAAATACTGATGGCGTGACCAGAGCTTGAGACTTGCGTGATTGGGTCATCCCAAGCTCCTCGTTGGTAGACGATTTCCTTTTTGAACCCACTTAGAGCTTCCAGTTGGATCGAGTAACGAAGCTGTGAACGGGTCAGTTGCAAGGGTTGTCACGAGGGAAAATGAAGTAGTTGCAAGAATCGGCTGTACTGCGTTGGATATCACAACTATCGCGGTAGAATCTGAAGGCAACCTCTGAGGTGAAGAATCCCGGTTAATGCTctcaattaatgaaaaaatataacGGTCTTTGATAACGCCTTGCAACATTCCCGGTAACCCCCCAGTCAAATCCGTCAAAATGACATGGTGACAGGTACAAATTCTAGCCCTCAGAGGGTTTATAGTCCGATTTTACGTTTATTTGCCCCTGGATTACTTAAAAATTCGCCACCATGGCGCTTTGTGTTAAGATTTGGCTCAGAGGGTTAGGTGAGAATTGGTTAGTTTCCACACTTTACAAAAAGAGATGATTGAAAAGCGAAAGCTTAAGCGAAGGAACCTGCACCTTTTGCCCCATTTAGAGTGTGGTGCAAGAAGAAGTAAGCGCACACATGCTAAGTTGTTGATACCTAATTGGACAAGGGTCGCTTGCCACGACAAGATGAAAGGTGGACTCAAGAGTTCGCTGATTTTCGTATGAATTTCGAGAATGAACATTTGTCTTTGAAAAATATAGGGTAGAAGGCGTGataggaaaacaaaaaaactttgaCATCCTATCGTGGGCAGTTTGGTggttcgtttttattttccacGCTTcctcgaaatcaactccttataGTGTCTGAGAGAGCACCTTTCGGGATGAAAATTGTTCACAGTACTTACCGTtctcattttcaaatattcctcatagaaaaaaaaggaaaaaacaaaagaaattcACTTCACCGCGCACTTGGTTGTTGTGGAGTTCAAGAAACTGAAGAAATTTTAAGGACGGAAAAGAGAGGACCCAAGGACTAACAGGAagtccaaaaaagaaaaaacgctCAAATGCTATCATGGACAATACTTCATTGTTTAAAACCCCATTTAAAGATAGTTCCTTCAATCATGAAGTGCAAATATAGCCGCGAGAAAATTTCCTGTCACGACGAGTAAGAAACTACTGAGGAGATTCCATTCAATTTCTATGAAAGCGAAAAGTTCAGAGGAGATTTAACCATCAATTGATCATACTGCAATTGACGTTAATGTGACACAGACTGGATccgaataattttgattttaaccgGGGTGGTTTTTCCGAGGTAATGAAGGAGCaaacaaaaattgagaactAGGGACTCAGCGAAAATGGGAGAACTATATGTAATAATTTATATTCAAATATAATCAAGTAATATTTTACAGGTGCAGTATTTTTCGCAAAAACAAATTTACTCGCACGTCTTAGTAATAGAAATGACTTTGTGAGTATCAACTTTTGAGTCTAAAAAACTGTGACGTAGGTACAATTTTGCATTTCCCTTCATCGAAATCGTCCTGGAAAGAGGCCACGATTTCAGCCATTAAGCTAAACGAAGATTACAACGACGAACAACTGAGATTTAGACTTTGAAACGGACGAGCTTGTGCGGCAGAAGTGTGTATTCGAATAATTTCAATTGCAGATGGACTTCTACCGCGCAAACAAGACCAAACGTCAGTTTGTGTAGGGGGGAGGAGATGGGTAATTAATAATTGAATACGTACCTTGAAAAGAAACCACTCATTTGGGCTGCATTTCTCATCACaagtaataaaagaaaaaaaaaaaaaaaaaaaaaaaaaaaaaagctcaaaattcCGTGTTCAAGTACTCAATCAACTGATAGAAACAAAGTAGTATAAATCCTGAAATAATACACAGAGAGGGAAAACTACCGTTATATCAACAGAACAAATTCGTAAGGCCCGTTGAGGTTTCCGGTTCCGATAAACAAAGTTTATGGTGAAAAAAACTGAACCTAGATTCATGTAAACAAAAGCTTcgatgttttatttatttatttttatttatttattcttttgctttttgcacatttggcttcacaaaaacgtcattttctaaataaagGTACTGATAGGTATAAACATATTTACTTACAAATCGTCTTAAATTCATTCATTgacattaaaaaattcattgattgagtacgggcattttgcaattaaatgcCTTGTGGCTGTCGAATGTCGATAATATGTCGATAAGCCTCATTATTAGGGCGACGAAAGAAAACTTCCTCCTCCAAATTTTTGTGTAATAGTAAAAAGACAACAGCTTCGGGGCGACATACGCGCTTACTTTTGTGTGCACGCCAGAGGATTTATTTCTGCATGGGCAGATTCCATCAAATGTCATTCTCCCCCAATTTATAAATGCCAATGCTGCATGCTGGTGCGGTGTTAATAATTCGCCGTTTCCCTCACAGAAGATCGTAACCATGGAGGCTCGCGTCTGATTATTTAACGAAGTTGCACATTTTTAACACAAAGATTACGTCCATGTAactcaaagaaaaactaacgAAAAAATATTAACCGCACGTCTAGGTTACTTTATGTTCGGCTCTTTACATGAACACAAAGTGTCGGTTACATTGTCTTGCtataaatgatttttaaaaaaaaaaaataaaaacataatacTACTCATGAGATCGTAAGAAACATCATATCAAAACAACTCGAAAGTTAGCCGTCGCCGAACATCTTGGTTTTGTGAGCATTGTCTCATATCTTTAGATCAAAAACAGTTTGTTataaattgaggaattttttgataaaagggcgtatgagacttccaatgctgctaaagCTGTGCAACGTAATTCTTTAGTTGTGAGTAACTTTTCCGACAGTGCtactatgaatttttccctgaatcgcGCCGAGTTTTTTCTCACCATTGTAACGAAGTAAGTCGACTCAGAATAAATTTCATCGCCACAAACGCTataaaagttgcacaatcttagcagcattgcaagcctcgcGCCTTTttacaggattgccacagaatttagaaactggatttccctgacattttcctgatttccctgacacatttcggTAAAATTCCCCGACACTTTCCGGTTTTCCCGGTGTTCCCttactgtggcaaccctgtttttaccgaaaaaggtccttaatttataaaattgatttaacaaattttcttcggaaCGTACGATCGAAATTTCCGTCTCACCGGTGAGTACGGTGGAAAACTGGAAATCGAGAGCTTTCTGATGCATTTCGACAGAGGATGACTTCGTAATCCTCAAATGACTGACGTTCAATCCGTGGAGCGCCGcacggcgcacactggaccaagtcaataggagaggtcggacaaggtttggaaactttgaaagtttctaATTTCGAAAATGTGAAACAAAGAAGTTTAGAAGAGGCTCCATTTGTTTTttcgtaaactttttttttagtactccttgaaattgaatttatgaccaaataaacaacaaaatttgaaatagccaaaaatgtcatgtccgacttaTTCTATTGGTtggttccactgtgcggtgcgCACCGGGGCCGGTACGGAGTAAGGCGTGTAATCACTCAAAAGAATGGGAATGAGCGCGAGGGGCGGGGCGGAGGAGAGCTCTCCCAGCGTACCCTCCCCCACCCACACTCCCCCTTTCAATAACGGCCTCACTTCCTTTTTactttcttggattttttcctGCCTTCCTTAATACCACTTTTTTCTTCGGAAGATAACAGGACAATGACTCGGGCGACCGATTGTGAGCGACTGACTCCGGATAACGCCGCGCAGACCGCGCTGCTCCTGGCTCCTAATCTTGGCACTGCGCACTGCTCCCCGTTGCACCCGCCTCCCGTCATCTTCCTAAAGGACGTCTTCAGACTCGGCAGGGAAAAATTCCCGCACTTCAACTTTACTCCAGGGCTTGATAATATTCGGCTCGcgcaaaaattttggggagccCTTGAATGATTTTTTCGGATGGTGTagtctgctgtgctaaggaaaaacgccgtatgagccttcaggcgttaccaaatttctcctgacaaatcattgattttcaggaaaattttaagatatttttctaccaacttctcggaaaattttgttcggaatttgatctgaaacttctgaaaatttcatggaaaaatatacataattttcctcaaaaataaacattttatcaatggaaatttggcaactctcgaatgttcatacggctttcttccttagtacggcagtagtAGAACTTTGGTTTTTCACGTGGTCAAACAGCGGTTTACCGAAAATGTCACGCCAACTCGGAGAACCAAAGAATACTGCTGAACGTGAGCGTCGAGAAGCGACTTTGACGACATGtcgatgcgccttcaatttctagtATAGGCAAAAcgggctcccacgtggtcgaatagtggtatcaccttAAATGTCACGCttcatcgacggtgaaactaccagaccacgtacctcggtttgcgacgttgcagacttcctttttGGCTACCCTTATAGGGCTCAAAGGACTCCATGTTTCGACAAATTCATATCCAGGCACTCTAGTCACTAATAGATTTTAGTATCGATCAAAAAGAAAGTCTGGGCTTCAGCGTTTTTATAGCTAGCTGACCGCGAATATTTAGCCACCAACCTCGGCCACGATTCCAATTATTTAGGCGCCAATacgaaaaaatatttgagagtattttgaaCGTAAAGGACTGGAACACCGGTCGGCAACAGTGACGCGCGAATGactgattatcgatattccctcatttgaagctatggtaaagaatcgattagtagggcgttcgttgcaaacaccctgtttatccatcctttcccataggtataaatggtagatcaatcgacacatcgcaaagcacgccatgcagGGTGgcacaatttcatgaaaaataaaatcttgaaatttcacctgaaatatttcatgaaatttcagaaatttatgaaaaatattgaaaaataccagttccttttcatgtttcgcaaaatgtaaaacttgTGCCTGTCGTTTTGTTTGTGTATTtcagtgcgggttgcatactctaatCCCTGAGAAATATGATATTTTTCACAgtccgtgaaatttcatgaagtatttcacggaaatttccaatctttcataatTTCCATTTCACGCCTGCAACCctgacgccacgccactggtgggcAAAGGAACCAGTTTGGCAACGGGCGCTGTGGTATCCTGCAAGCTAATCAAATAAACGGATAAGAGTCTGGAATCGGTCGTAAATAACCCGCGATCCGGTGACGAACCCGCGACGCGCTCTCCCTGATTTGGATTCGACGCCGATCGGAATTTCTCACTTCTAATTAAACCTTACGCGCTTTTGCTCGTCTCTAATGAGCCAATGCAAATTGCCTCCGTGAGAACTCGGCTTTTTCGCGCGTCGCCTTGCGCGGgatgcaaccccccccccccccccccgcccactCCGAGACCCGCGGCGGAAACGCGTCTCACTCGCGGGAAAAAACCCTCGGTAAAATAATCAATCCTAACCGACCACCGGTAGTCGGGGTTGCCACTGAAttcggaaaatgaaaattcatgtCCTTTGATTGGTTCCACTGACAAAGATtgtggtaaaattccctgacatttcgtCGTTCCCCTCGCGAAAGAGCggaactacatttcaatattgccaaatttcccacacGGAGAGAAATCTATTGCTTAGTGGTTCATGTGGgccaccactaatagtagtgaaGGCAACATATAATTATAGTACAATACCTTAGTTAAGGTATACGTACCATACTATGGTGCGAGCTGCcacagtatggttcacagaccgataaTCATTAGTTCACTTACGACTGTTAATGTGTTCCATAAGGACCACTAAGTGGcttataagccatagctttttctcggGGCACATCCAATCGCATTTTTCTCAAGAGGATCGTGGGCActcctgactgaaaatttcattgatttttcttctgatcttacacaaaaatcgcaaaaattttcgacaaaaattgcacaggtatattcttgtaaaaaattaaattgtttgggtcaattttgcaacctcgaaTTGGAGTTACGGTCCTTTGTCCAAGAAACGACGATTTGAGGTTAAAAAGACTTAATTTGAAGTAGTTTGCACAAGCATTTGGACcccattttgcaatatggaactacaATCCCCAGCTCAGTTCAGAAAGAATGTATgtaccattcgtttccctaCGCACTTAAGTTTTTTtacggatgaaccagaaattttagttccgaattACGAGATGAAGTCCATTTTTCGCTCCAAATGTCCTATACACTCAAAACGGCAAataaagagaataaaacaaaaatgaattagCTCCTCGGCTAAAAGTAAACCTTAAAGGATATTTAGACCATTTTCCTAACATAATCATCCGGGCGTGAGAATTTGAGGGAGATTCCATTGGTAAGGCGTGAATAATCCATTataactatcgatatttccccatttgaagctataatacagaatcgattaatgagatgttcgctgcgaacaccctgtgtatcgatccttttccataggtttaagaaggaggtcaatcgatacatcgcaaagcacgctgcgCCACCGGGAGGTTCGTctggaaaattcgtattttaagtGTCATCACGACTAGGTGTCCATTCACCCTTCGGTCGGTTCCGTCTGGGAAACAAGGTCCGTCCATGTCCGTGCATCCCATCTAAAATTGGCATCTCCACCGAACCACCCAAACAAAACCGATCAAAAGCTAATATTCACCAGTGTGAGTACCTTCACTTTGGTGTGGAAACAAGTTGATAAGATAAACGAGTTGACGCCTCTTTATCCTACCTTTGATTTTCATTCGTCTAAACatagaagaaagagaaaaacggTATCGCTTTTTCCGACCACTACAATTGAGTGGAGGTAAATTAATAATCGGAGATGTACATCCGCGACAAGTTTAGAAGAAAGCCCATGTGTTAAAGTCCTATACAACCAAAATAATTGAAGTTACCAAGGAAATCATCCTATAACACAAGGTTTTATGGCGACATTGGGCTTTGAACATCATTTACTTCCatctttcattaatttatgttttttgttcctttttttctgacaCTTAAAACACGAACCTTCAGACAAAATAAACTCTCACGCCAGGACAACAGTTGAGATGCACGTACATGGATTTAATTTtggtgaggattttttttttaagccattGCTAGGTTTCCCAACGACCTTTCATTCACTTTTTTTAGAATTGAGCCGTTCtgaaaagaaaaacgccgtatgaacatacaGGCGTGGCTAATTTCCCTTGACACAAAGCGAACTTTCTCGATGAttaatggatattttcctcAACAATTTTCTAGAAGTTTCATTAACGATTAAATCTAGCaagtcttgaaatttcaaatacaaATTTCCATAAGTATAGTAAAAAATGAAGATtgtgtcagaggaaatttgacaacgcctacGTATACATGCCATAAAACgcataaaaacagtaaaatatgAGTCTCCTGAAGTTTCTCATAGAACTATCGAATAATTGTGGCGGGTTGTGTatccagcccctgaaaaatcgttgaaatttcaattGGCATCTCTGGGGGTGGTCCGTTGCTCACGAACACGGAATGCGAGGGAAAAGTTGCGATTTGACGATGACTCCTTTCCGGAGGCGAGAAGTAACGGGACGAggaaataataatgcttaaaattaATGCCTAAATGGCAATAAAGCGATGAGCCCCTTCCGATTGGAGCAAAATGCCGGCCTCATTTCAGTAACCGGAGCGATGACACGGACCGATCTCGCGGGTCCTGGCAGGAAAAAAGTCCCAAAAGTCCGAGCCGAGATATATTCAAGCCGAGAGAACAAGAGTCTTTCACTGGGACCGAACGAGGAAATGTCTtcgcaaataaaaaaatatatatttaaaaaaaaaaattctctccaaTGAGAATCTTGAACGTTTTGAAAGAAACTGAGTCTAAACCTACTAAGAGTTTTGATTTTACGCAGAACAAGTGGCGGATCCAGGGAAGGGGACTGCTTCCTTCTCTAGTTAAAAAGAGCAGAAAAATAAGAAACCAGGAGGcaaaaagaaacgaaaaaagaaaaaaaagtacaatgAATAATATAGTCATATGAAAAACCAGAAGCTCCCTCCGATATGTCTCCGATGAGACTAATATAGTGACACGGCTGGTTGtaattattttgtttctaaGAAAACACATTGCTCCATCAATTCCTGTCTTCTTTTAATTCGTTTTTACCACTTTCACTGCTACTCCTTTCGATACGGacattgaagaaaaattcagggaaatgaGGTTAAGATCTGAATTTCCAACGAACGAATGAGAGTTCCGCGAGAGTtcttccttcaaattttgcaattttaactgCCCTCGAGGAAAGGAGGTTCCTAACACCGCAACCACACACTGGATCTGCCACCGCATGCAGAGAACAATTCTACAGGAAAATCCTCCACCTACTTCGATGTGCGGCTTTAGACTGCTTGGTTCTCCATTTATGGCTGGAGTATTTACGGCCATAACCATAAGAAGTAAGGAAAACTCCGAAAACTTATAAGACACCATCATAAGGTTAAGTCAGTGGTCCTCCATAAAatgcgtacactggaaaaaaaaaaacacattggatctagagtcaagactcttaaaaacatcgacaagaaaaagtactcttgattcaatcagaatctagcttaaatcaagaaccaagcctcttgatttaagcggatttcgttttgattcaagcaaaaatccagattgaatcaagagtattttttcttgtcaatgttttcaagagtctggactctagatccgatgtgttttttttccagtgtagctttCTAAGGgtgaaaaggggggggggcgatcctCTATCACTCTGTGTACCAATTTCAAAGATCAGCTCGCTGGTCACTTCGGGGGCGGTGGGCGGTCTCTCCATTAGAGTGGAAACTTTTTAGTTTTCGAGCCATATTTCTGGCAACTTGAAGACCGATGCAAactcaaaaatgaaatgagaggtAGAAGGAGTAAAGAGTTTGAGGACGAAGGGAAAGGGTAAAAATAACCTGGTTGCGACTCATTAAAGCATTATCTACCTCAGGTTATTATCAACACTCGTTAAC is part of the Bemisia tabaci chromosome 1, PGI_BMITA_v3 genome and encodes:
- the LOC140224505 gene encoding longitudinals lacking protein, isoforms F/I/K/T-like, which gives rise to MSLQDEENSDELQTMIPHHLDLNSHCSSLASPQRRNRNSEDSKWECADCGKRYKYRRGLAMHRRLECGKEPMFHCPYCPQKCHQKGNMVIHIRKKHPNRIGDMSIIPMEAKQT